A region of Thermococcus argininiproducens DNA encodes the following proteins:
- a CDS encoding ABC transporter permease yields MKELNIAFKEFYSSIRSKRFISLLAFYLFITFFFNYSIKDELITRAGQITVGYTSFPLSGAEGAIAETPISISITGNLMALLVFGAIIGIALGADAINKEIEEGTAKVLMSHPIYKDQVINGKFIGNGMALFLIIMTGYIFSMAYLLLLGIPLDITSILRALIAAIFTLIYMMTFLSIGIMLSTLLKKPETAMLLAIALAIFLTLIYPTIVNVVAEKIVGEEPHCPPSVYRVEKEQPVYEAPFNPCPAMKEWKNRKELWENRLFMLNPTHHYGQLIISAFAGDEVVQNYLPLGESLSIGFNSLAVLLVELLLPFTIAYMRFMTSDLS; encoded by the coding sequence ATGAAGGAGCTAAATATAGCCTTCAAGGAGTTCTACTCATCTATAAGGAGCAAGAGGTTCATAAGTCTGCTTGCTTTCTACCTTTTCATTACATTTTTCTTCAATTACTCGATTAAAGATGAGCTCATAACTCGAGCGGGACAGATAACCGTAGGCTACACTTCCTTCCCGCTGTCTGGAGCAGAAGGTGCTATAGCTGAAACTCCCATATCAATTTCCATAACCGGAAATCTAATGGCACTCCTTGTATTTGGAGCAATAATAGGAATAGCTCTCGGAGCCGATGCAATAAATAAAGAAATTGAAGAGGGGACGGCGAAAGTTTTGATGAGCCATCCAATTTATAAGGATCAGGTAATAAATGGAAAATTTATTGGAAATGGCATGGCATTGTTCTTGATAATCATGACAGGGTACATCTTTTCAATGGCTTACCTTTTATTGCTTGGAATACCTCTCGATATCACTTCTATTCTAAGGGCTCTAATAGCGGCAATCTTTACCCTAATCTACATGATGACATTTTTGAGCATTGGAATTATGCTATCAACACTTCTGAAAAAACCTGAAACTGCAATGTTATTGGCAATAGCTCTAGCAATATTCCTGACTTTAATATACCCTACTATTGTTAATGTTGTGGCTGAGAAAATTGTAGGGGAAGAACCCCATTGTCCTCCCTCAGTTTATAGGGTAGAAAAAGAGCAGCCTGTTTATGAAGCTCCTTTCAATCCATGTCCTGCAATGAAAGAATGGAAGAATAGGAAAGAATTGTGGGAAAACAGGCTATTCATGTTAAATCCGACCCATCACTATGGACAGCTTATAATAAGTGCTTTTGCAGGAGATGAAGTGGTTCAGAACTATTTACCACTAGGAGAATCACTTTCAATAGGATTTAACAGTCTTGCAGTACTTCTAGTAGAGTTGCTGTTGCCATTTACAATAGCGTACATGAGATTTATGACAAGTGATTTAAGCTAA
- the panB gene encoding 3-methyl-2-oxobutanoate hydroxymethyltransferase, whose protein sequence is MRQITVKKIMEMKGKEKIVMVTAYDYPSALIADKAGIDIIFVGDSLGMVVYGDENTLNVTMDQMLYHTRAVAKAVKRGLVLADMPFMSYEVSIEEGMKNAARLIQAGADAVKIEGGYDHRKLVKRLVRAGIPVMGHTGLTPQRYLRLGGYHITGETEEEIEEIIKDAKALEKAGAFAVVLEFVLSDVAKLVTEEVNIPTIGIGSGPHCDGQVLVWHDLLGVYEHAPPFVKKYADLRSIIQLALENYREEVKEGRFPSGKYYWEFLDKEDFEKKKRRVMEKLLEDELEE, encoded by the coding sequence ATGAGACAAATAACAGTGAAAAAGATTATGGAAATGAAAGGGAAAGAGAAGATAGTAATGGTTACAGCATATGACTATCCTTCTGCACTCATAGCGGACAAAGCTGGAATTGACATTATTTTTGTAGGAGATTCTCTTGGAATGGTGGTTTATGGAGATGAAAATACCTTAAATGTCACTATGGACCAGATGCTTTATCACACTAGGGCTGTAGCCAAAGCTGTTAAACGGGGCTTAGTTCTGGCTGATATGCCATTTATGAGTTATGAAGTGAGTATTGAAGAAGGTATGAAAAATGCGGCCCGATTGATTCAAGCAGGAGCAGACGCAGTGAAAATTGAAGGGGGTTACGATCATAGAAAACTCGTTAAGAGACTTGTTAGAGCTGGAATACCTGTTATGGGCCATACTGGACTTACACCACAAAGATACCTTCGTTTGGGAGGGTATCACATAACTGGGGAGACAGAAGAAGAAATTGAAGAAATTATTAAAGATGCAAAGGCTTTGGAAAAAGCTGGAGCATTTGCAGTTGTTTTGGAGTTTGTGCTCTCTGATGTGGCCAAACTTGTTACAGAGGAAGTCAATATACCAACTATTGGAATAGGATCTGGTCCTCATTGTGATGGCCAAGTTTTGGTTTGGCATGATTTACTAGGGGTATATGAACATGCACCCCCGTTTGTTAAGAAATATGCTGATCTAAGGAGCATAATCCAATTAGCATTGGAAAATTATAGAGAAGAAGTAAAAGAAGGGAGATTTCCAAGTGGAAAGTATTACTGGGAGTTCTTGGATAAGGAGGATTTCGAAAAGAAAAAGCGAAGGGTAATGGAAAAATTGCTAGAGGATGAATTGGAAGAGTGA
- a CDS encoding RtcB family protein gives MRQDKTLLQATNVAMLPGIYKYSIVMPDGHQGYGFPIGGVAAFDVKEGVISPGGVGYDLNCGVRLIRTNLREKEVRPKIKQIIDTLFKNVPSGLGSKGRVRLHWTQLDDVLVDGAKWAVDNGYGWKEDLEHLEENGRMDGANPNAVSQKAKQRGAPQLGSLGSGNHFLEVQVVDKIFDEEIAKVYGLFEGQIVVMVHTGSRGLGHQIASDYLRIMEKASRKYNVPWPDRELVSVPFQTEEGQRYFSAMKAGANFAWANRQMITHWVRESFEEVFKQKAEDLGMHIVYDVAHNIAKVEEHEVNGKRVKVVVHRKGATRAFPPGHEAVPKAYRDVGQPVLIPGSMGTASYVLAGSEGSMKETFGSTCHGAGRVLSRHAATRQFRGDRLRNELMQRGIYIRAASMRVVAEEAPGAYKNVDNVVRVVHEAGIANLVAKMRPIGVAKG, from the coding sequence ATGCGCCAAGATAAAACCCTTCTGCAGGCCACCAACGTAGCCATGCTTCCCGGAATCTATAAGTATTCCATCGTAATGCCCGATGGTCACCAAGGTTATGGTTTTCCAATCGGCGGCGTAGCGGCTTTTGACGTGAAAGAAGGCGTTATAAGCCCCGGAGGCGTGGGTTATGATTTGAACTGCGGCGTCAGACTCATTAGAACGAATTTAAGAGAGAAAGAGGTCAGACCAAAGATTAAACAGATCATTGATACTCTCTTCAAAAATGTCCCAAGCGGTCTTGGAAGCAAGGGAAGGGTCAGACTTCACTGGACACAGTTGGATGATGTTCTTGTAGATGGTGCAAAGTGGGCAGTAGACAATGGGTATGGATGGAAAGAAGATCTAGAGCATTTAGAAGAAAACGGAAGGATGGATGGAGCAAATCCAAATGCCGTTAGTCAAAAAGCAAAGCAAAGGGGAGCCCCACAATTAGGATCTCTAGGATCAGGGAACCACTTCTTAGAGGTGCAAGTTGTAGACAAGATCTTCGATGAAGAAATAGCCAAAGTTTACGGCCTGTTTGAAGGCCAAATCGTGGTTATGGTTCACACAGGTTCAAGAGGACTTGGACACCAAATAGCCAGTGACTATTTGAGGATTATGGAGAAAGCCAGTAGGAAATACAATGTCCCATGGCCAGATAGAGAGCTAGTTAGTGTCCCATTCCAGACTGAAGAGGGACAAAGATACTTCTCAGCTATGAAAGCAGGTGCTAACTTCGCTTGGGCCAACAGGCAAATGATAACTCATTGGGTAAGGGAAAGCTTTGAAGAAGTATTCAAACAAAAAGCAGAGGATTTAGGGATGCACATAGTTTACGATGTGGCCCACAACATAGCAAAGGTAGAAGAGCACGAGGTTAATGGAAAGAGAGTTAAAGTTGTGGTTCACAGAAAAGGTGCCACAAGAGCTTTTCCACCTGGACACGAGGCCGTGCCAAAAGCCTATCGTGACGTGGGGCAGCCAGTTTTAATCCCCGGCTCAATGGGCACAGCAAGCTATGTGTTAGCCGGATCAGAGGGTTCAATGAAAGAGACCTTCGGAAGCACGTGCCACGGTGCGGGAAGAGTTTTAAGCAGACATGCTGCAACGAGACAATTTAGAGGAGATAGGCTTAGAAACGAGCTCATGCAGAGGGGAATATACATCAGAGCAGCAAGCATGAGGGTTGTAGCTGAAGAGGCCCCAGGGGCCTACAAGAATGTTGATAATGTGGTTAGAGTTGTCCATGAAGCAGGTATAGCTAACCTTGTAGCGAAAATGCGGCCCATTGGAGTTGCAAAGGGTTGA
- a CDS encoding tRNA (cytosine(49)-C(5))-methyltransferase: MEEVLKINRPFYERYSQLDEREEFWNLLLTPLRQSIRINTLKAPLDYIKARLEERYELEPIPWVKEGFFINTQEFGNMMEYSLGLVFPQEASSMIPPVVLDPKPGELVLDMAAAPGAKTTQLAQLMKNDGCIIANDMKKWRVNVLIANLNRFGVLNTRVTVKDGVYFKRFENTFDKVLLDAPCSSVGMIRKSFKFLNDWSMRKVIMYSNIQKKLILAAYKALKPGGILVYSTCTVDPFENEEIVDYLLRKTDAKLERIDLPLKSTPPVLEFGGKKYSEEVKKCLRLHPQDNNTEAFFVAKIRKP, encoded by the coding sequence ATGGAAGAAGTATTGAAAATAAATAGACCATTCTACGAGAGATATTCCCAACTTGATGAGAGGGAAGAATTCTGGAATCTCTTGCTTACTCCTTTAAGACAAAGCATACGAATAAACACTTTAAAAGCACCATTAGATTACATCAAAGCTAGATTAGAGGAAAGATACGAACTTGAGCCAATCCCTTGGGTAAAAGAAGGATTCTTCATAAATACTCAAGAGTTTGGAAATATGATGGAGTATTCATTAGGACTTGTATTTCCTCAAGAAGCATCATCCATGATACCCCCTGTAGTCTTAGATCCCAAACCTGGAGAACTCGTGCTTGATATGGCCGCTGCTCCTGGCGCAAAGACAACTCAATTAGCCCAGCTTATGAAGAACGATGGTTGTATAATAGCCAACGACATGAAAAAATGGCGTGTTAATGTGCTGATAGCTAATCTAAATCGTTTTGGCGTACTGAACACAAGAGTTACTGTTAAAGATGGAGTGTACTTTAAGCGTTTTGAAAATACTTTTGATAAAGTACTTTTAGATGCCCCTTGTTCAAGTGTAGGTATGATACGAAAAAGTTTCAAGTTCCTGAATGATTGGAGCATGAGAAAAGTGATCATGTACTCCAATATTCAAAAGAAGCTTATATTGGCCGCTTATAAAGCTTTAAAGCCTGGTGGGATACTTGTGTACTCCACATGCACAGTGGATCCCTTTGAGAATGAAGAAATAGTAGATTACCTTCTTCGTAAAACGGATGCAAAGCTCGAAAGAATAGATCTCCCCTTGAAATCTACCCCACCAGTTTTGGAATTCGGAGGAAAGAAATACTCTGAGGAGGTGAAAAAGTGCCTGAGGCTACATCCACAAGACAACAACACAGAGGCGTTTTTTGTGGCAAAGATAAGGAAGCCATGA
- a CDS encoding ABC transporter ATP-binding protein has translation MYGIEIENLTKKYGEAKAVDNLTLNVEKGCTFGFLGPNGAGKTTTILSMLGLIIPDSGNIRILGHDVFRESIKVKEKVGYLPENATVYSELTAWRNLEFFANFYKMGQFEKERRIEELLKMVGLWDVRYRKVKTFSKGMKQRLLLAQALINDPEVLILDEPTSGLDPEGAHLVKSIVKEEVKKGKTVFFSSHILSEVEELSNKVGILVSGKLRAIGTLDEIRKQFMELEGYEIKIEAKQELPEIELDGIVRMEKIGDRKAIIFAKDDLREQISDYLSRKGITLINLEIEEPSLEDVFLKTIYKKE, from the coding sequence ATGTATGGGATTGAAATTGAGAACTTGACCAAGAAGTATGGAGAGGCTAAGGCAGTTGATAATCTAACTTTAAACGTTGAAAAAGGCTGTACCTTTGGATTTCTAGGTCCAAATGGGGCAGGAAAAACCACAACGATACTCAGTATGTTAGGTTTGATAATTCCTGACAGTGGGAACATAAGAATTCTTGGTCATGATGTTTTCAGAGAATCTATTAAAGTCAAAGAAAAAGTGGGTTATCTCCCAGAAAATGCAACGGTCTATAGTGAACTCACCGCATGGCGTAATCTGGAATTTTTTGCTAACTTCTATAAGATGGGTCAGTTTGAGAAAGAAAGGCGTATAGAAGAACTCCTTAAGATGGTTGGCCTCTGGGATGTTCGTTACAGAAAGGTGAAAACATTCTCAAAAGGCATGAAACAGCGCTTGCTTTTGGCTCAGGCCCTGATAAATGACCCTGAGGTGCTAATACTAGATGAGCCAACAAGTGGCCTCGATCCTGAAGGAGCCCATTTGGTCAAGAGCATAGTAAAGGAAGAGGTAAAAAAGGGAAAAACTGTCTTCTTTTCCTCTCACATACTTAGCGAGGTTGAGGAGCTGAGCAATAAAGTTGGAATTCTCGTAAGTGGAAAGCTTAGGGCTATAGGCACATTGGATGAAATAAGGAAGCAATTTATGGAACTTGAGGGCTATGAAATAAAAATAGAAGCTAAACAAGAGTTGCCAGAAATTGAACTTGATGGCATAGTGAGGATGGAGAAGATCGGCGATAGAAAGGCAATAATATTTGCTAAAGATGATCTCAGAGAGCAGATCTCAGATTATCTATCAAGGAAAGGAATAACATTAATCAATCTTGAAATTGAAGAACCGAGCTTAGAGGATGTTTTTCTCAAAACGATTTACAAGAAGGAGTGA
- a CDS encoding archease: MKKWEHYEHTADIGIRGYGDTLEEAFEAVAIALFDVMVDVRKVEKKEARHIEAEGEDLQSLLYDFLERLLIIHEVEGLVFRDFDVKIEKSKEGYKLKAVVYGEPLSEKHEPKEEVKAITYHEMEIKQLEDGKWMAQLVPDI; the protein is encoded by the coding sequence ATGAAAAAGTGGGAACATTATGAACATACTGCAGACATTGGAATAAGAGGTTATGGGGATACTCTAGAAGAAGCCTTTGAAGCAGTTGCCATAGCCCTTTTTGACGTTATGGTAGATGTGAGAAAAGTTGAGAAAAAAGAAGCGAGGCACATCGAAGCTGAAGGGGAAGATTTACAGTCACTCTTATATGATTTCCTTGAAAGACTTCTAATCATCCACGAGGTAGAAGGTCTGGTTTTTAGAGACTTTGACGTAAAAATCGAAAAGAGTAAAGAAGGATATAAGTTAAAAGCAGTAGTCTATGGAGAGCCTTTAAGTGAGAAACATGAACCAAAGGAAGAAGTTAAAGCAATAACTTATCATGAAATGGAAATAAAACAGCTTGAAGATGGTAAATGGATGGCCCAGCTTGTCCCAGATATTTGA
- a CDS encoding DMT family transporter — translation MNEEVEGTLLAFIGMFLYGIEPVVIKANPANPMSFAAFSAIIASFILWPIVFSTSSWKDVKENPQYIPKAVLVGIFGTALAYIAYSYGAQLSTAINASLITRAEVLFSFVLAYILLRERITRKQILWSVLILLGLVLVITQGKPVVPKKGDLLLLLVPLFWQSGHVIAKKLPYNPFLIAAFRNTFGGILLFILALPQGLEFSKFAIAEAIILSMGQVIWYLSIKRINLSKATAIITPAPAVAIGVSLILGEKFTTYHMVGFILITVGTLMVSKIKSELKEST, via the coding sequence ATGAACGAGGAGGTTGAAGGCACTCTTTTAGCTTTTATAGGAATGTTTCTATATGGAATAGAACCTGTAGTTATAAAAGCAAATCCAGCGAACCCTATGAGTTTTGCAGCGTTTTCTGCCATTATTGCCTCTTTTATTCTTTGGCCAATTGTTTTTTCAACCTCAAGCTGGAAAGATGTTAAAGAAAATCCACAATACATACCCAAAGCTGTCCTTGTAGGAATATTTGGAACTGCCTTAGCATACATAGCATATTCCTACGGAGCCCAGCTTAGTACTGCAATAAATGCCTCACTAATAACAAGAGCCGAAGTCCTTTTTTCCTTTGTGCTCGCTTATATCTTATTACGAGAAAGAATAACAAGAAAACAGATCCTTTGGTCTGTTTTGATCCTTTTAGGACTCGTCTTAGTGATAACTCAAGGTAAACCTGTTGTTCCTAAAAAAGGAGATTTACTTCTTCTGCTAGTCCCGTTATTTTGGCAAAGTGGACATGTGATAGCAAAGAAGCTTCCTTACAATCCATTTCTCATAGCAGCTTTTCGAAATACCTTTGGAGGAATTTTACTTTTCATACTCGCCCTCCCCCAAGGCCTCGAATTCTCAAAATTTGCAATAGCCGAAGCTATCATACTTTCCATGGGGCAAGTAATATGGTATCTATCAATAAAACGTATAAACCTCTCAAAAGCCACCGCAATAATTACTCCTGCCCCAGCCGTGGCAATTGGAGTATCCTTAATCCTAGGAGAAAAGTTCACAACCTACCATATGGTTGGCTTCATTCTAATAACTGTAGGAACTCTCATGGTAAGCAAAATAAAAAGTGAACTAAAAGAGTCTACTTAA
- a CDS encoding methyltransferase RsmF C-terminal domain-like protein: MNKKVKKRLIEQYGYAPDLVFEVKPNRRVYAYKPCSFNPRAYTEKGIYFGKIESDGIRLTIEGAFLVGPKAKKNIIEVSKEEAKLWLAGMDLKINKELNGWIILKWGEYYLGCGKAKGGTIKNYVPKERRINLK; this comes from the coding sequence ATGAATAAAAAAGTAAAAAAGAGGCTCATAGAACAGTATGGATATGCACCAGATCTAGTTTTTGAAGTTAAGCCAAATAGAAGGGTTTACGCTTACAAACCCTGCTCATTTAACCCTAGGGCATATACTGAAAAAGGCATTTACTTTGGGAAAATTGAGAGTGATGGAATAAGACTAACCATAGAGGGAGCATTTCTTGTGGGACCCAAGGCCAAAAAGAACATCATTGAGGTAAGTAAAGAGGAAGCAAAGCTCTGGTTAGCTGGTATGGATCTGAAGATTAACAAAGAGCTAAATGGTTGGATAATATTAAAATGGGGTGAATACTATCTCGGATGTGGAAAAGCAAAAGGAGGCACTATTAAAAATTATGTGCCTAAAGAGCGGAGAATTAATCTCAAATAG
- a CDS encoding PqqD family protein has protein sequence MEDYLKLIPKRLDKIELRKIDNKYYLLIPMSSRLDFLARKLHGEYRRLELDEVGAFVWELCDGTRTIEQIGKKVKEKFGENAEPLYERLVTFILELYKRNLILLGGWDERGG, from the coding sequence AGATAAAATTGAGCTGAGAAAAATTGATAATAAATATTACCTTTTAATCCCTATGAGTTCTCGATTGGATTTTCTCGCAAGAAAGCTCCACGGAGAATATAGACGACTCGAACTTGATGAAGTGGGAGCTTTTGTATGGGAACTATGCGATGGAACAAGAACAATAGAACAAATTGGAAAGAAAGTCAAAGAAAAGTTTGGTGAAAACGCTGAACCATTATATGAGCGTCTTGTAACGTTCATTCTTGAATTGTACAAGAGAAACCTTATTCTCTTAGGTGGATGGGATGAACGAGGAGGTTGA
- a CDS encoding pyridoxal phosphate-dependent aminotransferase yields MKWRDKIRRELFDIELPRGYADKLLHKDDILDCSLGTNPFGTPEIVKRKLKTIEINISKYPDVKYTELRNALSEYWGIEKGSIFFGYGSMGCFEKVNKFVIKNGSKVLGVSPQYTRYVSDVVAMGGIYTPVFLKKENNFRIDLDELIHSITEDHVLLYLDNPHNPTGQVLKLKEVEEIVEEASRKGVLVLIDEAYGDFVEKKESAINLSSDNLIVLRSFSKGFGLASMRVGYAVIKNKELGKLYEKVDLPFPISAIGEVLAVEALKDQNFLENSRRQIATIKQKIIHTLRKVFQIAETHPQTPIMLVSGKGDIYHYFLERKVLTVPGSAFKPLDNSYVRLRVPKNEEDLLSRLF; encoded by the coding sequence GTGAAGTGGAGAGATAAAATCCGAAGGGAACTTTTTGATATTGAACTTCCAAGGGGTTATGCTGATAAACTCCTACATAAAGACGATATACTTGACTGCTCCCTTGGGACAAATCCATTTGGGACTCCAGAAATAGTAAAAAGAAAGCTAAAAACTATTGAGATAAACATTTCTAAATATCCTGATGTTAAGTATACTGAACTTAGAAATGCTCTATCTGAGTATTGGGGTATTGAAAAGGGAAGTATTTTCTTTGGATACGGTTCCATGGGGTGTTTTGAAAAGGTAAACAAGTTTGTAATAAAAAATGGATCTAAAGTTCTTGGAGTTTCTCCTCAATACACTAGATATGTCAGTGATGTAGTTGCCATGGGAGGAATTTATACTCCAGTGTTTTTGAAAAAGGAAAATAATTTTAGAATTGATTTAGATGAGCTTATTCACTCAATAACTGAGGATCATGTTCTGCTTTATCTCGATAATCCACACAATCCCACTGGCCAAGTGTTAAAACTCAAAGAAGTGGAGGAGATCGTGGAGGAAGCTAGTCGAAAAGGTGTCTTGGTGTTGATAGATGAGGCCTATGGGGATTTTGTTGAAAAGAAAGAATCAGCCATAAACTTAAGCTCGGATAATCTAATTGTCTTGCGTTCGTTTTCTAAGGGCTTTGGCTTGGCTTCAATGAGAGTAGGATATGCAGTTATAAAGAATAAAGAGCTTGGGAAGCTTTATGAAAAGGTGGATCTTCCTTTTCCAATAAGTGCAATTGGTGAGGTATTAGCAGTCGAAGCACTTAAAGATCAAAATTTCTTGGAAAATAGCAGAAGGCAAATAGCAACTATAAAACAGAAGATAATCCACACCCTCAGAAAGGTGTTTCAAATAGCTGAAACCCATCCACAAACTCCAATAATGCTTGTTAGTGGAAAGGGAGATATTTACCATTATTTTTTGGAAAGAAAGGTATTGACAGTTCCAGGATCAGCATTCAAGCCATTGGATAACTCGTATGTTAGATTAAGGGTTCCAAAAAATGAAGAGGATCTTTTAAGTAGACTCTTTTAG
- a CDS encoding NEW3 domain-containing protein produces the protein MKKLTFVLTLFLLASISPVTASLPWITVFEGRLQVGERLIVGNYQITITQEKYTLDSYAIIYKEEKIRSVVELNGTLEIDNIRIISGSFNENGIFIVLQYKPSFLERIEPQERAVFDIDGYSVLIVNSSEEMVSLKINGADLTIKNNSSRVYDKLILVYNNGILDIYSANVQVRHKKEENYEIYYPFTSLNIDAGNKVQLPITIVNGGTDSLELSLRILSKPADWEVGFFDENSNYRINGLILTPGGSVTVNLLINIPETARGMYTTAFAIGEKIGRINLNVTEAPSGGIGLKLPLLSIEAEAGEKIIFPIQFTSYTDEKVVELQIRGLSPEWDAYFSLNGQRVRSFLLDGSEVVNLVVKSPKNAELGEHKITFSVNGIEKNVSVLIYKTHKGEPAKLILTIVDEEGKPVSKAKVQIGNETYIANANGILERALPKGNYTIVVSKEGYETKEEKISLEDGEEKGKTITLTRLSYYFVVEMESNHLTTGFDFQPVYEIRIDNLGKEDDEYALSIEGLPSDWAVNFLRDMQSNLEIKSIKVGSEESKSTYLRIIPSFNAKPGIYNATLKIKSTSGNEIEKQFEVEVMGRYELHLEASNYLVSLQPAEEKIIPITLRNFGNTVTNVNIEVDAPQGWDVEVEPQKLAKIEEKAVEAINLRIRPSKTTPAGEYRINIEVKSDQTESQIQLTARVRQSSSSVYLGIIILVVAFVAVILMMRRVGRG, from the coding sequence ATGAAAAAGCTTACTTTTGTTCTTACCCTATTTTTATTGGCCTCTATCTCTCCAGTAACAGCTTCTTTACCGTGGATAACGGTATTTGAAGGGAGACTCCAAGTCGGAGAGCGGCTGATTGTAGGAAATTATCAGATCACAATAACCCAAGAAAAGTACACTCTAGACTCCTATGCCATAATTTACAAAGAAGAGAAGATTAGGAGTGTGGTGGAACTTAATGGAACTCTTGAAATTGATAACATAAGGATAATAAGCGGGAGTTTTAATGAGAATGGCATTTTCATAGTTCTCCAATACAAACCAAGCTTTCTTGAGAGAATAGAACCCCAAGAGAGGGCTGTTTTCGATATTGACGGATACTCGGTTTTGATAGTCAACTCTAGTGAAGAGATGGTGTCTTTAAAGATAAATGGGGCTGATCTCACCATAAAGAATAACTCTTCGAGAGTGTATGACAAACTCATTCTTGTATATAATAATGGCATCTTGGATATCTATTCTGCTAATGTTCAAGTAAGACACAAAAAAGAAGAGAATTATGAGATTTATTATCCATTCACGAGTTTGAATATAGATGCAGGAAATAAAGTCCAGCTTCCCATCACCATTGTCAATGGGGGGACTGACAGTTTAGAGCTTAGTTTAAGGATACTTTCAAAGCCAGCAGACTGGGAAGTTGGTTTCTTTGATGAGAATAGCAATTATAGAATCAATGGGCTTATCCTTACCCCTGGAGGTTCTGTAACGGTTAATCTCTTGATAAACATCCCGGAAACGGCAAGAGGGATGTACACCACTGCATTCGCCATTGGAGAGAAAATAGGAAGGATAAACTTGAATGTAACTGAAGCGCCTAGTGGGGGGATAGGTCTCAAATTACCCCTTTTGTCAATAGAGGCAGAGGCGGGTGAGAAAATAATCTTTCCAATACAGTTTACATCCTATACTGATGAAAAAGTGGTCGAACTTCAAATAAGAGGGCTGTCCCCAGAATGGGATGCGTATTTCTCCTTAAATGGCCAGAGAGTCAGATCATTTCTTTTAGATGGGAGCGAAGTTGTTAACCTTGTTGTGAAAAGCCCAAAAAACGCCGAGTTAGGTGAGCACAAAATAACCTTTTCCGTTAATGGAATAGAAAAAAATGTAAGTGTCCTTATCTACAAAACACATAAAGGAGAGCCCGCAAAACTGATCCTTACTATAGTAGATGAAGAAGGAAAGCCCGTATCAAAAGCTAAAGTGCAGATTGGAAATGAAACTTACATTGCAAATGCAAATGGCATTTTGGAAAGAGCGCTTCCAAAAGGGAATTACACAATAGTTGTGAGTAAAGAAGGGTATGAAACCAAAGAAGAAAAGATAAGCCTTGAGGATGGAGAAGAAAAAGGCAAAACAATTACGTTAACGAGACTTTCATATTACTTTGTTGTGGAAATGGAAAGCAATCATTTAACGACGGGTTTCGACTTTCAGCCAGTTTATGAGATTAGAATTGATAATCTCGGTAAAGAGGATGATGAATATGCTTTAAGCATCGAAGGTCTCCCCTCTGATTGGGCCGTGAATTTCCTTAGGGATATGCAAAGTAACCTGGAGATTAAAAGTATAAAAGTGGGTAGCGAAGAGAGTAAGAGCACCTATTTAAGAATAATCCCGTCGTTTAACGCAAAGCCTGGGATCTATAATGCTACATTAAAGATAAAAAGCACTTCTGGAAACGAAATAGAAAAACAATTTGAAGTAGAAGTTATGGGGAGGTATGAACTTCATCTCGAAGCTTCAAACTATCTCGTGTCATTACAGCCTGCTGAAGAGAAGATCATTCCTATAACGCTCAGAAATTTTGGAAACACTGTAACCAATGTTAACATTGAAGTAGACGCTCCACAGGGATGGGACGTTGAGGTAGAACCTCAAAAGCTGGCTAAAATAGAGGAGAAGGCTGTTGAAGCAATAAACCTTCGCATAAGACCATCAAAAACAACGCCAGCTGGGGAATATAGAATAAATATAGAAGTCAAATCTGATCAGACAGAATCACAAATTCAACTTACTGCCAGAGTGAGACAGAGCTCAAGTTCAGTTTATCTTGGAATAATAATCTTGGTGGTAGCATTTGTAGCAGTTATACTAATGATGCGCCGTGTGGGGAGGGGGTAG